Sequence from the Mytilus galloprovincialis chromosome 13, xbMytGall1.hap1.1, whole genome shotgun sequence genome:
GTTTACTTGGGATGTTGGCAAAGTATTGAGCTATTTAGAATCTCTGTACCCGTTACAAGATTTGGATTTAAAAATGTTAACTCTCAAATGTGTTGCTTTAATTGCTCTAGCATCTGCTCAAAGATCACAAACACTTGCAAGTCTTAATTTAAACTCTGTTCTCAGTACAGGCACATCATTTATATTTCGTGTCACAACTTTATTAAAGACGACACGACCTAAAAACATAGGACAAGATGTTATTATTCCTgtctttcagaaaaaagaaatTTGTCCTGTTGAAACtttaaaacattatattcacCGAACTAAAGACTTAAGAAAAAgtagtaaattgtttatttcattcaGAACTTTAAAAGCTGTAACAAGCTGTTCAATTGCCAGATGGTTAAAATTGGTACTGTCTAATGCAGGCATAAATGTGTTGAAATTTAAAGCTCATTCATACAGATCTGCATCCTCTTCTGCAGCTAAAAGAGCAGGTATATCATTAAATGATATCCTGAAAACAGCAAATTGGGCATCAGCTCAGACCTTCAAAAAGTTTTACTGTAAGGATATTGAGGTAGACAATACAAATTCAAATTATGTTCATTCAGTGTTTAATCATACTTTTACAGCCTGATCATGTTGATGCTGACAATGACTTAGAGATACAGTTCCAGGGTTTTTCTACATCAGGAGATGTACTGTCTAAGGAACTAACAGATTGGAGATGGAGGAACCATTATTCCAGATGTTGATTCATAATAGTGAATAGTGAAAGGACATTTGCGATGATATCGCGTTGCGTGTATGGACATACATAAGATTTATAAACTAGTGATGGacattattattgtttttccAATTATATTGTGTGATGCATATTGATAGACAACAAGATTAAAAGAAttaatcatatatttttattttttctgtgttGTTACAAGAATTTTTAGATGAAAGATTTGCTCTATACTGGTTCTAACTAGACTATATTGGTATTTGATGAAATTTAAAAGTATGTGGAATAAAGACTTGAGAGCAAAGACTTGTCCGTcttaaacaaaaaattgtcagaaTGATCTGATTTTCAGATTAGTTTTGTGTTGGATATCTATATTTGGTGAATTTCTTTGTTTATATCTCTGTTCAAGTTTTTTACTGGTATTGTTCATGAGATTAGTTGGTTATTAATTTccatttatttcttattctgtTTTGGAAGTTGCATTTATTGGAGCTACAAAGAGTTCACTTATTAACCTGAGCAAGCCCAGGATTATGATATATAATGTTACCTTATCCAAGCATCATTTATGATGTGAAGGATAAGGTGCATTATATGAAGAAGCCAAAGGGCTTCGAGGGTTAATATGTACCCTCCCAAATTATATAATCAGTAATACGCCCGtcccaaaaataaatatttagacCAATAAATGCCAATAGCGGCTTTGGTTATTTAAAAAGAGGCTGGTCACTACTCTGCACGGGCTTATATAGTAGTGGTCAGACAAAAAATCACTCAGCTGTGAAAAAAGGCGTGCGGCCTTGACATAAAGTAAAGGTTCACTTATTAACCCTCGAAGCCCTTTGGCTTCTTCATATAATGCACCTTATCCTTCACATCATAAATGATGCTTGGATAAGGTAACAGTTTTATGTATGAACATTCTGGAATATTTGTTTGGTAAGATATGATGAATATACATAttctaaaaaaatctatacaaaaactgatataaaaaaaaaagattttaacacTATAAAATTCATTAGAAAAAGCAAAATATGTTCATTAGTTACATGTCTTTGATTTTGcatatttcaaagttttgtacatgaaaaaaaaattaacagtttGGAAATTTAATGTATGGCATCATAGAATTAAAGAGTAGAGAGGAAAAAAGAGATAAAGCTAGTTTAAAATAAactgaataaaaattaataaatagaaGTTAATAAATTATAAAGCTGTCTTGCTagttacaaaaacaaaaagtgcTGAGTTAGTAATAAAGATTTACATTTTAACTATTGGTCCAACTACCCAATCAATGTCATTCTTGGGAAAGTAGGATTAGTCTGGAAACATTCCCAATCACCGcctttttattattgatttgaaaAGGTGCATCACTCAAATTCCCCGAAGAGGTAGTTTAATTTATAATAGTTATTTCCCTTTAGCACCAAATTAGAGGGCAACATGCACAAATTCCTTTATAAATCTACCTAATTCAACTAGTTAATCGACTGCTACTAGACTTGTTCTGGTTGAGGGAATTTCTCAGTGTTGAAGACCccttggtggccttgggctgatTTTTGCTCTTTAgcctggttgttgtctctttgacaaattacCATTTCCAAATCTTAATTTTATGGTATTTGTTTTCTGAATACCTCATATAAACCATTCCTatgatcccggagtcccgataaaggtcctccCCCCCCTTCCGCCATAGCAGCCAAGGCAAATAACTCTTGAATCAAATTTCATTAAAGGAAACTGTATATTATATGAAGCCATGTCTATGAGTTTCATTAAAAAGTATCTCATtagtaaattatttttcatgatgaGGGGATATACTATTCCATCTGGAACTATATACATGTTAGGGTCCAGTTCAGAGATACAAATTCTGATAATTGAAGAGTTCAacaaaattctgaaaaattaTCTTACTATTTACTAAGAGAAACTATAAAATTATTACAGTCCTCTTTTCTCCagatcaaaaagttaaaaaaaattctaattccTTTTTTTTAGTATGGCAATTGTCAAAGCTAGCATCAGTAAGCCATGTTAACTTTTTTACTTACTTTTTTTGATTGGctattttttcataattataaatcagACTAAATTAGTTAAATGACGTAACTTATAAATAAGTCTTAACAGCATTTTAACAAGGGGAAATATTTTGTTGGTTCTTTCCAGCAACCCTGCCATGCATCTTTTCTTTACACCAGAAGCCTATCCTTGGCACAAATTCACTATTTCCAACTACTtcctaaatttgattttaaacttaCTGAATATAACTAGCGTCAGACCCatctatgataaaaatataataaattatgaTTCATCTAGTTTTCTAAATCTACATAAATTATTCTTATATAAAAATCTACTTGGGATGAGTAAGAATGACATTGACCTTTGACCCCAATCTAATACCTATGAAGCAGCTTATAACTCCAGATAAAATGCTGAAATAGAATACACAACAATCAAGTGTCAGTGATTAAAAAGCAAAAGATGAGGAGTGTGTACTGTAAACAGCAGGTCATTTGTCAACTGGTTACAAATATTGTACCTGACTGATTAGCCTGAGAGTCCATTGATGTAGTGACCTTGAAAAGGTACCAGTGTTTCTTCAAAATATGCACTGATACCATTTTATAGAAATGTGATTATCATTCCAAGTTGGCATTTCTTGCAATAATACAAGAATTTTCTGGGCTTACAGTCATAAATTTGGGTATTGAGTTATGACCCTTGGCACTAAAATTGATTTTACAGAAATATTGAATTCAAAGGGGGAATATCCATTGTTATGTTGATTTTGTTCAAACCAATTTTAGAGACGTACCAAttcaaaaatgtttcattgaacATCATCTTCCATGAATAAATAAGTTCAAACAAATTGTGCATGAAATTTCTGTGATATATTTgataaatctttgaaaaaaaggTTATAAGTATTCTCCTTGCCAACAAAGTATcgttaaacatgataaagtatcACTAGAGTCATCCAAAAATTAATCATAAACATTATTGCAATCTTTGagaattatgaataaaaaattcaGAATTGAAATTCTTGTTAAAAATCTTTTTATTGTAATCCCTGAATATATTAATCATCATTTAAATCATTGCCAAGATAACCTCCAAAATATCAGCATTATAAACCTTGCTAACATGGTCTTCAAAATAACTTAAAATACCAAGGTATGtcttgaaaaaaattaataaagggCCAATAAATTATGGAATAAAATACAACTGGGCTGAAAAACCCTGAGTATTTCAAAGAATCTCCAAGTTTTGTAAAGTTATTAATTATAAATATGACGATATTATCATTATGATCCTTGCCAATAAAGCAGATGTGTTAATGTAATGTGAGAACCAAGCAAGCAATCAGTCAGTTTATTACAAGAGAAGGCTCCAGCAGAGAGAGAGACTCCTGACCCACAGTTACAGTATATTATAATGAAGGCATCAAGACAGATGAAAGCGTCACACAGCAAAGATGCCATACCTATCAAATGCAAAATCAAGCAAGTCTTCATAGCTGACACCCTCCGAAGTTTTGTAGTTAGCTAGCATGAGTGGTGACACCTCCTCCGAGCTACCCCTATCTGAAATATTTCTACCAGCAAGTGTTAGTGTTTTGACCCAGAAAGGATCTTTTCGGTTGTAAAATCCAAGCTGTTCTAAATTGCACTTGACtttttgaaactgaaatttgacTCTTGGAAATGTTGAAGATTTAGATGATGTGTCTATTTTTAAAGTAGATGGCGGCGTTATATCATGTCCTTCAAAAACATCATCATCTTCATCTAGACCACTATCAAATGGTTTGTCATCAATTTGGTGTTTTTTAAGGGGCGGGGGTGGAGCAGGAGGAAGAGTTCGCTCATGCTGCGTCAATTTGGAGCTCTCCGACCATGCATAATTTCTAACCAATGACTGAGGTGTTGAATGCCCATCGATGCCGCTGTCGTCAATCTGAAGTGGAAACTTTCGTTCCCTCTTGGCACCAATGGGAGTTGAATGTCTTAATGGCATCCTGGGTGGTAATGGCAAGCTATTGCCATCTCCACTAACACTGTTAGACCGGGGTGGTATAGCAGGGGCTCTAGTGGGACTTGGTAAGTTAGTTGCATCTCTTTCTTTAACATGCTGAATGGTCCCTGAATCAACGCTCATTGAGTGATGCAAAGTTGGTATCTTAACATGTAATTTAGAATTATAAGTTTTATGATTCATACCTTGACCAACACGACCTCCACGTATGGGGATAGCACCACCTCTTAACATTCTTAAAGGGTTTGTTTCCACATCTTCATCCCCACCAGTGGATGAGGACATAGCTCCTTTACCAGGAATACCTTGGGGTTCACGAATATTACGAGAATGTCCTTCCTCACTACCGCTGATTACTCCTCTTTGATGATCAAGGGAGCGTCGTATTCTACTCTCCCTTGCAAGTTTATTCATAATTTCACGAGGGGAAGGTTCAGAAAAGTCCTCCCCTACAAAAAGACTCGAAGATTTATTGTAAGAATCCCTACGAGAATCATCCTGACGATTGACTTCTGTAGCACTATTTACTGACTCAGTACCAGAatcagtatgaacattgtctgaATCAGGTTCATCAATCCTTAATACTTCTACATTGTTTTTAATGTCTTCAGAGTCACACTCTGATGTTTGTTCACTAGAAGTGTCTAAAATTTTAGGTCTATATTCATCTTCTGGTAGTTTTACTTTCAGATCATATTCTTGAGGAATTTCTGGCGGTGGTTTTTGTGGACGAGGCACAGGTTCTACTCTCTGTATGATTTCTGGTCTAGGTTTTGGAGCAGGTATTGGTATATCAGATCGTTTGCTGTCAGGCCGTGGTTTTGGAACTGGTTTCTGATGATAACTCATCTCTGTTAAttgattaaaattcatttcaGGTGGTTCTAAATCAAAGTCATCTATCATTGCAAGAGGCACCCCATATGTACTATCTTGATGTACAGGAGTAACCTCCCTTCTTTCTGGTGTAACCTCTCTTTTcattggagttatttccctttttgcaGGAGTAATTTCTCTTTTTGCAGGAGTTATATCTCTCTTTGCAGGAATTATTTCTCTTTTTGCAGGAGTAATTTCTCTTCTAACTGGAGTTAACTCCCTTTTGACAGGAGTTACCTCTCTTTTAGGTGGAGTAACTTCCCTTTCTTCAGAGGAGTATGAAGTACCAGATTTTTCCTTCACAGAACCTCTCATAACTAACTGGTTATAAGCCTCCATTGCTCCAGGAGGAACACTTTCTACTTGATCTGCTTTATTTTTGATCTCCTCTGAGAAAGTACGTTGACGATCAAGTTTCGGACTACGTTTAAATGAGAATTTGAATCTTGATCCATTCTGTGGTGACCCTGAATCACTTTCTGAATCTGACTGATATTTATCAGGTGACGAAGGTTCTTGTGAAGATGACATATGAGAACGAGAACTTAATTCATTTGCCATGGCGATAGCATCATCTATCATTTTTTCATCAGATGCTGACATTGGTTTGACCTTGGCTTGTTTTCGTGGTTCTGGTTTCGGAGGCTCCCTGTTTCGAGGTTCCTGCAAGGCAAAAATTGAACATGCATAGTGATTACATAAATAGATACATGCTGTCTATAATAAAGATATTTTCATATACTCCAGACTTGATTATACTGAAGAAAAGCTGAAGATAATTTCTATAAGAAGAATATAATAATTACCCTATATCCCTTTTCTCCTAATGAgaatatacaatatttatatgtGAATGTattgtatatgtaaaaaaaaaagattatttaattCAGATTTATGATTTTTCAATCTGTCCATTCATCGATTGCTTGTATAGATTTATTGTTCCTTGTACGTCAGAGATTGTAAATTGAGCAACAGCAACATGCAATGCCATGCACATAATGATCACAGTTGAATATtttttgtgtatgtttttttaaagttttttttttctatcttataTCATAATACACTTTTTTAAAGCAAATTAAAGAGAAATATATGTTTCATTccatataatttaacaaaattttgcaGAGAAGAAAGATTGAACAGCTATAGCTATTAAGAGGAAGTAGAATTAGAGGCAGACATACTAGTCTAGGTGGTTGAACAGGAAGTGGTGGTGGTGGTGATTTTGATCCTCTCCCATTGGTCATCAGTTTAGGAGGCGATTCATGTTGAGGTGTTGTAGTTGCTGATGAATCATTTGAAGATGAGTTTGCCAACTTTGCCTCTTTGTCGTTTATTGCTTTCAATACTTCATCCATAAATGAAGGTCCGAAATCAAAAGAACTCTGTAAAATGTCAAGTTTTataattaaatatcaataaaaaaaaaaatttggtaaaTATACAGAAATGACATTTCAGACGGCAAtcttataacaacaaaaaaaacaacaaacaaaaacatgtagAGATCAGTGAAAGTTATTTAATAATAGACTATGCTTGCTGTGATATGGACAAATTATGAATAAATGTCAATACATTTAatgatttgcatttttttttaaatcaaaatcgcaatatttttctcaaaaacaaaaatttaattgtgTTTTATCTTATAACTAATGGTCTTGAATCAGGGAAGACTTGTGCCCACGTAAAACTGATTTTAACACCCATCATACGTTTTGCCTGTCCCTAGTCTGGTTATCTGTACCTTCCATTTTTAGTTGTAGTCTTTGTATTCAACTTTTTGGAGGAATCTGTATTGAAGGTTTatgtgattttttatttcattatctaATATTTTTGGTGATGTCTATTATAGTTTTTTTTGGCATTATCTaatttatcttttattaattACAGTGTATTCTGTTTATCCATCACACAAGAGGACCAGAAAAAAAGTTTGATTAAGCAGAGTattggaatactcaggtttttttcTGCAAAGATAGGCATATTTTGGGATAGCCCTAAGATGTTATGAGTCAAGGCATATTTTGGGATAGCCCTAAGATGTTATGAGTCAAGGCATATTTTGGGATAGCCCTAAGATGTTATGAATCATAGAATGTTAGTACAAACGTTtatatatgatttgttttttcATACCGACATGTCAGGCATTTTGAAGTCAGCAAATATAGAATCATCATCTATATCTTGATACTGGAAATCTCCACTATCGACCTCGTCTGTCCTTGTTACATATTGACTGTCTATAGATTCCTGACTTATCCAGGAGTGACCATTAGTACCCAGAGATCCATTCATATTATGTCCATTTTCATCTCTATTAAGACTCACAGTTGATATCCGACTTTCACCTTCTTTCCCTGGAAGATAGATCATAATCATAATTACTTACTATAATTGTAATTACTTCTTTCCTTTCAATAATCTATCCAGGttgtattttctatttttgaaCATCCATAAACTATATGGCCCTGTATTAACATGATTTTTTCATAGCATTTTCAAATTGACATATTTTAAGATGGATGTCTTTTTATCCTAAGCATGGAATTCTTTTTTCTATTAATCCTTAATTTCTCAATaattttttcaacattcatttcaaataaaatatatcttcaaATTCTGGTTATCACATCTACAATCTTAATAGATCACCATTAATTTCTACCCatacaataaatacaaaaatttaaagtaaatgtttctgTTTTAGGGTCTTTATGCTATGCAGACATATTTACAACAAAGGcttattttcattgttgaaagctaTACTGTGACCTGTATTTGTTGACTTTTATGTcaatttggtctctgatggagagtagtctcattggcaataatagctcatcttcttatttttacattagaatgttgttgtttttttctgcatattacaaaatgtataataaattATATCATAATGAAATATCTTTTATATGATTTTGCAAAATCTAAATACCAACCTGTACTAGCAACTTTGACTGGCAGTTTGTCGTAATTATCACCAATGAAACCAACATCACCGAAAATAGCACCATCGTAACCAATATGCCCTGTGTGACGAAGGTCATTCTGTGGACCACTGATCATCTCAGCATTGAACCGCCTTAATGACTTCCTGTTTGATTctgcaataaataaataataattttaatatattatggagatttttttatttaatgtttgaaGTCAAGTTCCTGAAAAGTAAAATGTAAACAGAAACAGAAATTGCTAAAAAcggaaaataaaattttattttaatgacatttttcAACAGAAATTGACGAAACtgattaataaaattaagtttcgAAATATTTCCTTTTACATACattgagaataaaaaataattcttatattAGTTTTAAAACTGATTAAATCATGTGTTAGCGTTGACTGTGTCATTGCATATTTCTGTGTATTATTTAAGCATGTGGCCATTCCCATACAATGGAAGCAATATCTGTGGTACAATATATACCTTTAAACCTGTGTCATATAACTATACATGTGTTTCATATTTatgtaaatatcaaataaaatatatgaggTTTACAGCTTTAACAATCTATAACATATGACAATTTCCttggaaaaaaaattgacttGGTATGAAAGCCCTTTGGTCAAAATTTATAAGAACAGAATTTACAGTGATACAGGAGTATCTTTAATGATGAACAGTAATATCTGTCTAAATTAACTGTATCCCTTGCTCAGGACTTTGTTTGGCATAGACACTAGTGTCCACATTTTACTGGTTTAATTACTACAGAATGTTCTTATTACACGAGATCAGATGGTTTAAATCAGTTAGTTttcactgttaaaatatttctctAAATTCTTAATAATTGACATCTTTTTATAACCCTGAACCTGGAAGTAACCTGTTAGTTTGGAAAAGGTCAAGGATCAGATATAGGGTTCACTCCATTCTAATGTAATTAGTAGAACAGCATGAAGCTTATTTTAGCTCACTTGAATTAATTATAATCAGTTGCAGTTAGCATAAAGCTTtttccttatttatttttaaggTTTCAAATTTCACATTTGGACATTATTCCGTTACTTTGCTGTTTAAAATCTGAGATGCAATGAACTTGAATTTTATTGACAGTTCAATAAACTGATAGCATTAAAACCTACACcatataccgtatagcgggttatttttgcAGGGTGTtaattttcgcggatagaacaaagTCTCCTAAATTAATTCCGCCAAATTAAATGTGTACAtacaaaggtattgataaaagttttgaatccgccaaaatattttgtataccttattcaatgaaaatcgcgaaattttacaccctaAAAAATAACTCACTATACGGTATAAGTTTAGTGAATGTAAcatccatttttactgaactCACGACAGAACAAATTTtgttttaggggccagctgaagccagCCTGTGGCTGTGGGATTTTCTTGCTATATTGAATACCAATTGGTACCCCTTGGTTGTTTTCTGCCCTTTGGTCAGGTTATTTCATGTGACATCATTTCTATCTTTAAAAGCCCATGCCCCACAGACAGATGATCTATTTTGGAGCTGAGACTCAGTTGTCAAAATTATGGTCCATTCTATCTAAGTATCTAATCAGGAGATCATGCTGCTCCAACTTGTTGAGGACCTGATTAATGACCATATTTTAAGTGATATTCTAATTTTTTGGCATTATGTGATAAGTCATAAGCTGTTGTCAATATTTTGTTATAGAAGCCACACTACACATCTATTTGTCCCTTCTCCAATCTTACCTTTCTTACCACCCTTTTTGGGGGATTTTTCTTTCTTGTCTGATTCTATAAATAGTATAACcaatcaaattgtaaaaataaagattttggcATAATTGGGGTCTATTGTAGCAAATAGGAGTTAAATCAAAATAGGATTATTCACTACAAAGCATctagctaattttttttttaaatacaacaaaaagtaaaatcttttATTCAGGAATTAATTGTAATATCTATTCctaattttttatcattaaaaatttGCAATTCTTTAAAATGATTGTTTTCTTATTTGCATTTTGGATACTTGTAGTAAATGTCTGTAGAATTTAACTCCTCTATTTAAATATATTCAATGTCTAAGTATGTAGAATACTAAACTACttataatattgtatttataaaaatgtaaaattaaagacTCGGCATGCTGGCATAGTTTCATTATATGACTGACAGTGGCTCTCTGCCAGCATGCAAAAGGTGCTCTTGTGCTGAAATAAATACTATTATGAAATGCATATACATCAAGCAATGATATGATTCTATTCTACAGTATAAATTGTAAGACCCTAAATTCCCAGCTTATaaaaagaagagaagaaaacttctaaatacagtataagaaaatcaGAATAAAAAATGAAGCATATCTAGATAGTAGTATTCCTTTTATCTAACTAAATAACCTAAATGCTTAAAAAATTTGGCTTgcaaaaaaaaccatacaaattGGTAATAAATGCAAGAAATAATAAAATCCAATATTAGTGTTATAAAAGGAACAATTGAATGTATaagagtaaaaaaatattaatgtaaataaaGATGATAGGCAAATATGTTCATAAAAATTACCcaaaaattttattataaatctCTTTAAAAAATTCCACAGCATGAAAGCAAAATTGAGTAAAATCAAAGGACAGGTACACTGATGATTTTATTGAGTGATCTATTTCATCATCTAAGTGATAGTAAGTCCTTGACTTATATTTTAGACTCATGTCTGGGTTCAACTTGAGGAAGTTCCAATTTGTTATCAGTATTTCTTGAAGATACTCATAGCAGTTTGTGGATAAAAGCATGATTATGATGTGTAACATTTTCTagcatttttgttcttttttcttaCCTTTCCTTACAAGTTTGACCATAGGTTGGTCTGAGTCagctttttcttttttagagTCTACATGAAAAATTTACTATTTATTTGGGGTTTCCAAATGGAAATTAAACCAATTTTGTTAATAGATAATAATAAGAAATCAAATATACTTGTTCACAAATAATTAagtgtaaaatttcattaatctgtaagacatttaaaaaaattattataacaaTTTAGACAAAATTTTCTagtaaaagaaagataactctattaTGAAAAGGGTCATAAAAAACAGGTGCACTGTATTTTTGGAAGTTTTTTAATGTGCATCTTAATCCTCTCTTAAATGGAGCTCTTCCCCTTAAACCacaattatcatttaaaaaaattgccattttcatttgaattgtgtTTTCAGTATGGCAAGCTGGGATAAAAGCAAGATAATGATTTGCAACATTTCCGAGCGGCTTTTTCTTACCTTTTCTTGAAAGTTTGACTTTAGGTGTGTCcaattctttttcctttttagagTCTATATGAAATAAGGATATTTTGTCTTTCACTTTTGGACTGATATTTTTAATAACCATTCACACAAAAAACCATGAATTTACCAAATTTTAATCattgaaaaataagttaatttCTATTTCTTTGTTATATTCAATACAATAATCTatagtttttgatttttgttgattTAAAGTTCacttcaaaaatgttaaaattagaAAAACGTGAAATGAAAGTTAAGGCTAATATATATTACTTTGTGAAAAGTGGTGTGTGAGAGCTTACCTTTTCGACTGAGTTTAATTTTAGGTGTATTTGATTCCTGGTTTTCTCTTTTAGAGTCTATGAAAACAAAGGAGTGCAAA
This genomic interval carries:
- the LOC143056612 gene encoding uncharacterized protein LOC143056612 isoform X9, encoding MTTEKSLLEFMEEAELDHYYQALKDQLKINAIHQLKYVEEEDLNDIGMTKPEMRRLKKMYKKEFPAGALGKLKKAILTRSGGDIGRSLSPSPPEQRSPRPSSYIRPPCKQIIPANSIQINKTLGEGEFGIVQQGLWTTETGEKVQVAIKCLTKEKMHTGTTEFLKEANIMQNVDHENIVRMYGVVLDKDDSLMLVTELAPMRSLLECLKEQSLRTDFPLPRLCDFAQEICDGMSYLESKRLIHRDLAARNILVFSKSKVKISDFGLSRALGIGKDYYQSNFSLNLKLPIAWCAPECINYLKFTSASDIWAFGVTLWEIFTYGFQPWAGLTGQQILESIDAPNCQRLERPDLCPKEYYQIMTKCWEHDPERRPLFSELFVMLPQMRPTQVKAMKDFPEVVVPKDFLYYKSYDVIYVLDKNPEDCPKSGFWKGVLGNGKCGYFDPANVMPIIEHKNSPSVSKSISRKESKRENGDAKIKLSRKESKRESGSSFFSNIRLSRKDSKRENQESNTPKIKLSRKESDKKEKSPKKGGKKESNRKSLRRFNAEMISGPQNDLRHTGHIGYDGAIFGDVGFIGDNYDKLPVKVASTGKEGESRISTVSLNRDENGHNMNGSLGTNGHSWISQESIDSQYVTRTDEVDSGDFQYQDIDDDSIFADFKMPDMSSSFDFGPSFMDEVLKAINDKEAKLANSSSNDSSATTTPQHESPPKLMTNGRGSKSPPPPLPVQPPRLEPRNREPPKPEPRKQAKVKPMSASDEKMIDDAIAMANELSSRSHMSSSQEPSSPDKYQSDSESDSGSPQNGSRFKFSFKRSPKLDRQRTFSEEIKNKADQVESVPPGAMEAYNQLVMRGSVKEKSGTSYSSEEREVTPPKREVTPVKRELTPVRREITPAKREIIPAKRDITPAKREITPAKREITPMKREVTPERREVTPVHQDSTYGVPLAMIDDFDLEPPEMNFNQLTEMSYHQKPVPKPRPDSKRSDIPIPAPKPRPEIIQRVEPVPRPQKPPPEIPQEYDLKVKLPEDEYRPKILDTSSEQTSECDSEDIKNNVEVLRIDEPDSDNVHTDSGTESVNSATEVNRQDDSRRDSYNKSSSLFVGEDFSEPSPREIMNKLARESRIRRSLDHQRGVISGSEEGHSRNIREPQGIPGKGAMSSSTGGDEDVETNPLRMLRGGAIPIRGGRVGQGMNHKTYNSKLHVKIPTLHHSMSVDSGTIQHVKERDATNLPSPTRAPAIPPRSNSVSGDGNSLPLPPRMPLRHSTPIGAKRERKFPLQIDDSGIDGHSTPQSLVRNYAWSESSKLTQHERTLPPAPPPPLKKHQIDDKPFDSGLDEDDDVFEGHDITPPSTLKIDTSSKSSTFPRVKFQFQKVKCNLEQLGFYNRKDPFWVKTLTLAGRNISDRGSSEEVSPLMLANYKTSEGVSYEDLLDFAFDREKNCEEVEMMRSVFKNEISVEDCQQALTETKWIVPMAIKYVKLKQLLSAQLGDITLCKEALMACDWDVQRAANHVLSNLSSPEIIDV
- the LOC143056612 gene encoding uncharacterized protein LOC143056612 isoform X12; this translates as MTTEKSLLEFMEEAELDHYYQALKDQLKINAIHQLKYVEEEDLNDIGMTKPEMRRLKKMYKKEFPAGALGKLKKAILTRSGGDIGRSLSPSPPEQRSPRPSSYIRPPCKQIIPANSIQINKTLGEGEFGIVQQGLWTTETGEKVQVAIKCLTKEKMHTGTTEFLKEANIMQNVDHENIVRMYGVVLDKDDSLMLVTELAPMRSLLECLKEQSLRTDFPLPRLCDFAQEICDGMSYLESKRLIHRDLAARNILVFSKSKVKISDFGLSRALGIGKDYYQSNFSLNLKLPIAWCAPECINYLKFTSASDIWAFGVTLWEIFTYGFQPWAGLTGQQILESIDAPNCQRLERPDLCPKEYYQIMTKCWEHDPERRPLFSELFVMLPQMRPTQVKAMKDFPEVVVPKDFLYYKSYDVIYVLDKNPEDCPKSGFWKGVLGNGKCGYFDPANVMPIIEHKNSPSVSKSISRKESKRENGDAKIKLSRKDSKKEKELDTPKVKLSRKDSKKEKADSDQPMVKLVRKESDKKEKSPKKGGKKESNRKSLRRFNAEMISGPQNDLRHTGHIGYDGAIFGDVGFIGDNYDKLPVKVASTGKEGESRISTVSLNRDENGHNMNGSLGTNGHSWISQESIDSQYVTRTDEVDSGDFQYQDIDDDSIFADFKMPDMSSSFDFGPSFMDEVLKAINDKEAKLANSSSNDSSATTTPQHESPPKLMTNGRGSKSPPPPLPVQPPRLEPRNREPPKPEPRKQAKVKPMSASDEKMIDDAIAMANELSSRSHMSSSQEPSSPDKYQSDSESDSGSPQNGSRFKFSFKRSPKLDRQRTFSEEIKNKADQVESVPPGAMEAYNQLVMRGSVKEKSGTSYSSEEREVTPPKREVTPVKRELTPVRREITPAKREIIPAKRDITPAKREITPAKREITPMKREVTPERREVTPVHQDSTYGVPLAMIDDFDLEPPEMNFNQLTEMSYHQKPVPKPRPDSKRSDIPIPAPKPRPEIIQRVEPVPRPQKPPPEIPQEYDLKVKLPEDEYRPKILDTSSEQTSECDSEDIKNNVEVLRIDEPDSDNVHTDSGTESVNSATEVNRQDDSRRDSYNKSSSLFVGEDFSEPSPREIMNKLARESRIRRSLDHQRGVISGSEEGHSRNIREPQGIPGKGAMSSSTGGDEDVETNPLRMLRGGAIPIRGGRVGQGMNHKTYNSKLHVKIPTLHHSMSVDSGTIQHVKERDATNLPSPTRAPAIPPRSNSVSGDGNSLPLPPRMPLRHSTPIGAKRERKFPLQIDDSGIDGHSTPQSLVRNYAWSESSKLTQHERTLPPAPPPPLKKHQIDDKPFDSGLDEDDDVFEGHDITPPSTLKIDTSSKSSTFPRVKFQFQKVKCNLEQLGFYNRKDPFWVKTLTLAGRNISDRGSSEEVSPLMLANYKTSEGVSYEDLLDFAFDREKNCEEVEMMRSVFKNEISVEDCQQALTETKWIVPMAIKYVKLKQLLSAQLGDITLCKEALMACDWDVQRAANHVLSNLSSPEIIDV